In the genome of Dyadobacter fermentans DSM 18053, the window CCTGTTTTAGGAGATTTTACGGCCTTGATCACTTTTGCAAATGCTTTACCGCCTTCTTTTTTCAGGGTAGCAACTACTTTCTTTGCCATGTCTGTATATCAGTTAGAAGTTTATATTGTTAATGATAACTGTTGCGCGCTTACCCATTATTGCTCACACGTGACAGTTAACGGGTAACAAAACGAACTTACTTAATTTCTTTGTGGAGTGTATAACGTCTCAGGAAAGAGTTGAATTTCTTCAATTCCATACGGCCTGGCGTATTTTTCCGATTTTTTGTGGTCACGTAACGTGACATGCCTGGAACACCGCTTTCTTTTTGTTCTGTGCATTCCAATATGACCTGTACTCTATTACCTTTCTTAGCCATTGCTTTACATCGTTTTACAAATAGGAGTGCAAAAGTAAAGACATTTTGCATTAATCGCAACAATCGCAGACAAATAAACAAGAAATTTTCCTTATTTTACTAAAAGCCGTTCGCCTGTAAGGAGTTGTCGGACAAGCAAATAGAATTCGGTGTTTTCAAGATTAGTCCGAATTTCTGTTCGGGGCATGACGGAAATCTAACTCAAACTTGCTTTCTTCGTGGTCGATTTGGTATCGCAACCTTAATCTGGCGAAAATTCTTAAAAATTAACACAATGACACTCAAAAAAAGCGCTTCTTTGGCCCTGATGGCCCTGGCAGTTTCTTTCTTCATCGGTTGTTCGTCCAAGGAAGACCGTGACAAATATGATCAATGGTACGGTTCAGGCAGCAAGGCTCGGGAAGAAGCAGCCCTTGTGAAGCTTCAAAACGATAGAAAAATTGCAGCAGAAGAAGCCGATAAGGCAGCAGCTGAAAAAGCGGCAGCACCGGCAGCAACACCTGCAGCAGGAGGCGACAGCGCAGCCGCTCCCGCAGCAGACGCACCAGCAGCAGCACCCAAACGCAAGCCCGTTCCGGCCGACGTTTCCGCATTGCTGAACAAACACGCCTGCTTCGCCTGCCACCAGGCTTATGACAAAGTGATCGGCCCTGCTTATGCCGAAGTAGCGAAGAAAAAATACACCGCCGACCAGATCGTGGAGCTCGTACACAATCCGAAGCCTGAGCACTGGCCTGGCTACCCTCCGATGGCTCCCCTGCCGCACGTGCCAAAGGCGGACATCGTCGTGATCGCGAACTGGATCAACTCTCTTTAATTACGGCGGAAACCGGTTATATTCCATAAAACACGGGTCGTTCATGCTATGGACGGCCCGTATTTGTATCTTTGCGTTAGCATTAGTAATCTAAGTATGAGTCAAACCGCCATTCAACCCGCCGACGTTACCGATGAACTTCTGGCCACTTATGAAACTGTAATAGGGCTTGAAGTGCATTGCCAGCTTCAGACGGAATCCAAGCTGTTTACCCGCGATTTCAACATTTTTGGCACTGAACCCAACACCAATATCGGTCCGCTTACGATCGCATTGCCGGGGACTTTGCCCAAGGTCAATAAAAAGGCTGTCGAATATGCCATCCGCCTCGGCATTGCCTGCGGATGCTCCATCAGCAAAAGGACCATTTTCGACCGCAAAAATTACTTCTACCCCGATCTTCCGAAAGGTTACCAGATCTCGCAGGACAAAAAACCGATCTGCGAGCAGGGCGGCGTGCATATTTCGTTCAAGCACGACGGCAAGTTCACGGAAAAAACCATTCGTTTTCACCATATCCATTTGGAAGAAGACGCCGGAAAATCGGTGCACGACGGCAGCCATACCGAAACCATGCTCGACTACAACCGCGCCGGCACTCCGCTCCTGGAAATGGTATCGGAACCGGATCTGCGCTCTGCCGAAGAAACAGGGGCATTTGTGACTGAAATCCGCCGGCTGGTGCGCTACCTGGGCATCAGCGACGGCAATATGGAAGAAGGTTCACTGCGTGCGGACGTGAACGTGTCGGTGCGCAAGCACGGCGCAGCGCAGTACGGGACAAAGGTCGAGATCAAAAACATGAACTCGATCCGCAACATGATGCGCGCCATCGCATTCGAGGAACGACGCCAAATAGCCATGCTCGAAAACGGCGAGACGATCCAGCAGGAAACCCGAATGTTCGACGTGGACAGTGGCCAGACTTACGGCATGCGCGTGAAGGAGACGATGAACGACTACCGTTACTTCCCCGATCCCGATCTGAGCCCGGTGGTGGTTTCGGACGAATGGCTGGAAAGCATTCAGGCAAGCATGCCCGCATTGCCGCATGAGCTGCGCGAAAAATTTGTGACTCAATACGGTATCCCGGCCTACGACGCCGCGGTGCTGACCGATACCCGCGAACTGGCTGAGTATTTCGAAGCCGTTTGCGCCCAGACGACGCATTTCAAGGCCGCATCGAACTGGCTGATGGGCCCGGTGAAGTCATACCTCAACGACCACCACGGCGACATCGCCCATTTCCCGATCAGCGCGCAGCACCTGGCCGATCTGATCGAGCTCAACGAGTCGGGTGCGGTGAGCCATTCGGTGGCCGCACAGAAGATTTTTCCGGTGATGCTTGCGGAGCCGGAACGTGCGCCGTCGGAGATCGCGGAGTCAAATAACTGGCTGCAAAACAGCAATACGAACGAGCTTGAAACGTTGGTAAATGAGGTGATCGGCGCTATGCCCGACAAGGTTGCAGCATACCGGAAAGGCAAAAAAGGATTGATGGGATTGTTCGTGGGCGAGGTAATGAAGAAATCGAACGGAACGGCCGATCCCAAGCTTGTCAACCAGTTGCTCGCACAGAAACTGTAATCACACTTTCGACAATCAGATACAGAAGATCATGAAGGAATTTATCAAACAGAGTGCATTGGTTTTGGGCGGCGCGTTGCTGAGCTTCCAGGTCATGGCGCAGATCGAACCGAAAGGCTTCACCGTCGCCGGGAAAGTGAAAAGCGGTTCAAAAGGCGAAAAAGTCATTCTGTCGCAATCTACCTCAACCGGTTCTTCTGTTAAAGTCGACTCCACACAGCTCGGCGCCGACGGCAGCTTCCAATTAAAAGGCATTGAAAAAGACCGCGGCAGCTTTTTTACGATCAATATCGCCGACAGGCAAAAATTCCCGCTGCTCGTGGAAGGCGGCGAGAGCTTCAATATCACCGCCGATGGCACCACGAAGGACGACAAAGGCAATGGCGGCCAGGTAAGCATTACCGGCTCCAAAAACATGGAATACTACGCCAAAGTCG includes:
- a CDS encoding DUF4295 domain-containing protein; the protein is MAKKVVATLKKEGGKAFAKVIKAVKSPKTGAYTFKEEIVPLDGVQGALKN
- the rpmG gene encoding 50S ribosomal protein L33; amino-acid sequence: MAKKGNRVQVILECTEQKESGVPGMSRYVTTKNRKNTPGRMELKKFNSFLRRYTLHKEIK
- a CDS encoding c-type cytochrome encodes the protein MTLKKSASLALMALAVSFFIGCSSKEDRDKYDQWYGSGSKAREEAALVKLQNDRKIAAEEADKAAAEKAAAPAATPAAGGDSAAAPAADAPAAAPKRKPVPADVSALLNKHACFACHQAYDKVIGPAYAEVAKKKYTADQIVELVHNPKPEHWPGYPPMAPLPHVPKADIVVIANWINSL
- the gatB gene encoding Asp-tRNA(Asn)/Glu-tRNA(Gln) amidotransferase subunit GatB; the encoded protein is MSQTAIQPADVTDELLATYETVIGLEVHCQLQTESKLFTRDFNIFGTEPNTNIGPLTIALPGTLPKVNKKAVEYAIRLGIACGCSISKRTIFDRKNYFYPDLPKGYQISQDKKPICEQGGVHISFKHDGKFTEKTIRFHHIHLEEDAGKSVHDGSHTETMLDYNRAGTPLLEMVSEPDLRSAEETGAFVTEIRRLVRYLGISDGNMEEGSLRADVNVSVRKHGAAQYGTKVEIKNMNSIRNMMRAIAFEERRQIAMLENGETIQQETRMFDVDSGQTYGMRVKETMNDYRYFPDPDLSPVVVSDEWLESIQASMPALPHELREKFVTQYGIPAYDAAVLTDTRELAEYFEAVCAQTTHFKAASNWLMGPVKSYLNDHHGDIAHFPISAQHLADLIELNESGAVSHSVAAQKIFPVMLAEPERAPSEIAESNNWLQNSNTNELETLVNEVIGAMPDKVAAYRKGKKGLMGLFVGEVMKKSNGTADPKLVNQLLAQKL